A region of Arabidopsis thaliana chromosome 5, partial sequence DNA encodes the following proteins:
- a CDS encoding heparan-alpha-glucosaminide N-acetyltransferase-like protein (DUF1624) gives MLLHINRFLPLNIQRISNKFEACKKVGFRTCKLLFWGLLLQGGFSHAPDELTYGVDVTMMRFCGILQRIALSYLVVALVEIFTKDSHEENLSTGRFSIFKSYYWHWIVAASVLVIYLATLYGTYVPDWEFVVYDKDSVLYGKILSVSCGVRGKLNPPCNAVGYVDRQVLGINHMYHHPAWRRSKACTDDSPYEGAIRQDAPSWCRAPFEPEGILSSISAILSTIIGVHFGHIILHLKGHSARLKHWISTGLVLLALGLTLHFTHLMPLNKQLYSFSYICVTSGAAALVFSSLYSLVILKPPH, from the exons ATGTTGTTGCATATAAATCGTTTTTTGCCTTTGAATATTCAGAGGATTTCGAATAAATTTGAAGCTTGTAAGAAGGTTGGTTTTAGAACCTGCAAGCTCCTCTTCTGGGGTCTTCTACTTCAAg GTGGATTTTCTCATGCTCCTGACGAATTAACATACGGAGTTGATGTGACTATGATGAGGTTTTGTGGGATTCTTCAG AGAATAGCTTTATCCTATTTGGTAGTAGCATTGGTCGAGATCTTCACAAAGGACTCACATGAGGAGAATCTGTCAACTGGGAGGTTTTCAATATTCAAGTCATATTATTGGCATTG GATTGTGGCCGCATCAGTTCTCGTGATTTATCTGGCTACACTCTATGGAACGTACGTTCCTGACTGGGAATTTGTTGTCTATGATAAAGATAGCGTTCTGTACGGGAAAATCCTATCG GTATCATGTGGAGTGAGAGGAAAGCTGAACCCTCCTTGCAATGCTGTTGGATATGTTGACAGACAAGTTTTAGGGATCAATCATATGTATCACCATCCTGCGTGGAGACGATCCAAG gCTTGCACCGATGATTCCCCCTATGAGGGAGCTATACGCCAAGATGCACCTTCATGGTGCCGTGCTCCGTTTGAGCCTGAAGGAATCTTAAG CTCCATATCTGCTATTCTTTCTACAATCATCGGAGTCCATTTTGGACATATTATTTTACACTTGAAG GGACATTCAGCGCGGCTAAAACATTGGATCTCCACCGGTCTTGTTCTCCTCGCTCTCGGACTTACTCTGCATTTCACCCACT TGATGCCTCTGAACAAACAACTCTACAGTTTCAGCTACATATGCGTGACCTCCGGTGCAGCAGCGCTCGTCTTCTCTTCGTTGTATTCTCTGGTGATTCTTAAGCCACCACATTGA
- the EMB2775 gene encoding ATPase family associated with various cellular activities (AAA) (EMBRYO DEFECTIVE 2775 (EMB2775); FUNCTIONS IN: nucleoside-triphosphatase activity, DNA binding, nucleotide binding, ATP binding; INVOLVED IN: embryo development ending in seed dormancy; LOCATED IN: nucleus; EXPRESSED IN: 23 plant structures; EXPRESSED DURING: 13 growth stages; CONTAINS InterPro DOMAIN/s: ATPase, AAA+ type, core (InterPro:IPR003593), ATPase, AAA-type, core (InterPro:IPR003959), DNA polymerase III, clamp-loader complex, subunit E, C-terminal (InterPro:IPR019483), DNA polymerase III, clamp loader complex, gamma/delta/delta subunit, C-terminal (InterPro:IPR008921); BEST Arabidopsis thaliana protein match is: ATPase family associated with various cellular activities (AAA) (TAIR:AT1G21690.1); Has 1807 Blast hits to 1807 proteins in 277 species: Archae - 0; Bacteria - 0; Metazoa - 736; Fungi - 347; Plants - 385; Viruses - 0; Other Eukaryotes - 339 (source: NCBI BLink).) produces MLWVDKYRPKSLDKVIVHEDIAQKLKKLVSEQDCPHLLFYGPSGSGKKTLIMALLKQIYGASAEKVKVENRAWKVDAGSRTIDLELTTLSSTNHVELTPSDAGFQDRYIVQEIIKEMAKNRPIDTKGKKGYKVLVLNEVDKLSREAQHSLRRTMEKYSSSCRLILCCNSSSKVTEAIKSRCLNVRINAPSQEEIVKVLEFVAKKESLQLPQGFAARIAEKSNRSLRRAILSLETCRVQNYPFTGNQVISPMDWEEYVAEIATDMMKEQSPKKLFQVRGKVYELLVNCIPPEVILKRLLHELLKKLDSELKLEVCHWAAYYEHRMRLGQKAIFHIEAFVAKFMSIYKNFLISTFG; encoded by the exons ATGTTGTGGGTCGACAAGTACAGGCCGAAATCACTCGACAAGGTCATAGTTCATGAAGATATCGCCcaaaaactcaagaaattG GTTTCCGAGCAAGATTGTCCACATTTGCTCTTTTATGGGCCGTCAGGTTCTGgtaagaaaaccctaattatggCTCTTCTCAAGCAGATATATGGGGCCAGTGCAGAGAAG GTGAAAGTGGAGAACAGGGCATGGAAAGTTGAT GCTGGGAGTAGAACTATTGATCTGGAGCTCACTACATTATCAAGCACCAATCATGTGGAACTTACTCCAAGTGATGCAGGCTTTCAGGACAGATATATTGTTCAGGAGATAATTAAAGAAATGGCCAAGAACAGACCAATTGACACGAAAGGAAAGAAGGGATATAAGG TGTTGGTATTAAATGAGGTTGACAAGCTCTCACGAGAAGCTCAACATTCTCTGCGGAGAACAATGGAGAAATACAGCTCATCTTGCCGTCTCATCTTATGCTGCAACAGCTCTTCGAAGGTTACCGAAGCCATTAAGTCTCGTTGTCTCAATGTGCGCATAAATGCACCTTCGCAGGAAGAG ATAGTGAAAGTGTTGGAGTTCGttgcaaagaaagaaagtctGCAACTGCCCCAGGGTTTTGCTGCTCGTATTGCTGAAAAATCAAATCGCAGTCTAAGAAGAGCTATTTTGTCACTTGAAACTTGTCGTGTCCAAAA ctATCCGTTCACAGGTAACCAAGTGATATCTCCCATGGATTGGGAAGAGTATGTTGCTGAAATAGCAACTGACATGATGAAAGAACAAAGCCCTAAAAA GTTATTTCAGGTGCGTGGAAAGGTGTACGAATTACTAGTTAATTGTATTCCACCAGAAGTCATTCTAAAG AGACTCCTTCATGAATTGCTGAAGAAACTGGACTCAGAGCTAAAGCTTGAAGTCTGCCACTGGGCTGCATATTAT GAACATCGGATGCGATTAGGTCAGAAAGCCATATTTCACATAGAAG CATTTGTGGCCAAGTTTATGAGCATATACAAAAACTTCCTCATTTCAACGTTTGGGTAG